One Thermoanaerobacter pseudethanolicus ATCC 33223 DNA window includes the following coding sequences:
- the glnA gene encoding type I glutamate--ammonia ligase, translated as MGKKYSKEDVLRLAKENGVEYVHLQFSDIFGVMKNVSIPVEELSKALNNEIMFDGSSIDGFVRIEESDMYLRPDPDTFVIFPWRTNSGVEARLICDIYNYDGTPFEGDPRYVLKRNLEEAKKLGYQFNVGPECEFYLFLTDEKGNLTTITQDDASYFDMAPVDLGESARKEMVSTLKQLGFQIEASHHEVGPGQHEIDFKYDDALTTADNVMTFKMVVRIIAQKHGLHATFMPKPVFGIAGSGMHMNMSLTKDGKNAFYDPSDPLGLSNVCYNYIGGIIKHAKAMTAITNPIVNSYKRLVSGYEAPVNIAWSLRNRSPLIRIPAKRGESTRIELRSPDPSSNPYLALAVALAAGLDGIKNNITPPPPVNANIYHMNKEELENLGIERLPGSLEEALNELEKDEVIKEALGDHVYTKFLEAKRAEWDEYKIYVTQWELDQYLSKF; from the coding sequence ATGGGTAAAAAATATAGCAAAGAAGATGTTTTAAGACTGGCAAAAGAGAATGGGGTAGAATATGTACATCTTCAATTTAGCGACATCTTTGGGGTTATGAAAAATGTCTCTATTCCTGTGGAAGAATTAAGTAAGGCTCTTAACAATGAAATCATGTTTGACGGATCTTCAATTGACGGATTTGTGAGAATTGAAGAATCAGACATGTATTTAAGGCCGGACCCTGATACGTTTGTGATCTTCCCGTGGAGGACAAACTCTGGGGTAGAGGCAAGACTCATATGTGATATTTACAATTACGATGGAACTCCCTTTGAAGGAGACCCTCGCTATGTTTTAAAAAGAAATTTAGAAGAGGCAAAGAAATTAGGTTATCAATTTAATGTAGGGCCTGAATGCGAGTTTTATCTCTTTTTGACGGATGAAAAAGGTAATCTTACGACAATAACTCAAGACGATGCAAGTTATTTTGACATGGCACCTGTGGACTTAGGGGAAAGTGCAAGAAAAGAAATGGTGTCGACTCTTAAGCAACTAGGGTTTCAAATTGAAGCATCTCATCACGAAGTGGGACCAGGACAACATGAGATAGATTTCAAATATGACGATGCATTAACTACTGCTGACAATGTGATGACTTTTAAAATGGTGGTAAGGATAATTGCTCAAAAACATGGATTGCATGCTACCTTTATGCCGAAACCAGTTTTTGGAATTGCGGGGTCTGGAATGCATATGAACATGTCACTTACAAAAGATGGTAAAAATGCTTTTTATGACCCTTCTGACCCTCTAGGGTTAAGTAATGTATGTTATAACTATATAGGAGGAATTATAAAACATGCAAAAGCTATGACAGCTATTACTAACCCTATTGTTAATTCTTATAAACGGCTAGTTTCAGGCTATGAAGCTCCTGTAAATATTGCTTGGTCTTTACGGAACAGAAGTCCTTTAATACGAATTCCTGCCAAAAGAGGGGAATCTACAAGGATAGAGCTTAGAAGTCCTGATCCAAGTAGCAATCCTTATCTTGCTTTGGCTGTTGCATTGGCAGCAGGATTAGATGGCATAAAGAATAATATAACACCGCCACCACCTGTAAATGCAAATATATACCATATGAATAAAGAAGAATTAGAAAACTTAGGAATTGAAAGACTGCCAGGCTCTTTAGAAGAAGCTTTAAACGAGTTAGAAAAGGATGAAGTTATAAAAGAAGCATTAGGCGATCATGTGTATACAAAATTTTTGGAGGCTAAAAGAGCAGAATGGGATGAGTACAAAATATACGTTACTCAGTGGGAATTAGATCAATATCTTTCTAAATTCTAA
- the hutH gene encoding histidine ammonia-lyase yields MGKVIIDGNNLTIEDVVHVARDGYRVELSSIAEERVLHSRKIVERYVNDEKVVYGITTGFGNFSDVVISKEDTEILQKNLIMSHSCGVGKPLPEEVVRAIMLLRANALAKGFSGVRLETLKTLIEMLNKGVTPVIPEKGSLGASGDLAPLAHMVLVMIGKGEALYKGKRMSGEKAMKEAGIAPVVLSSKEGLALINGTQVMTAIGCLNVYDSKRLIKSADAISSITLEALRGIIDAFDDRVQMVRPHRGQMVVAKNIKKMCEESTLITRQGEIRVQDAYTLRCIPQVHGAIRDAIEYVEDVLIREINSATDNPLIFPDDGDVISGGNFHGEPIALAMDFLGIAVSEIANISERRIERLVNYQLNDLPPFLTEKGGLNSGMMIAQYTAASLVSENKVLAHPASVDSIPSSANQEDHVSMGTIAARKAREIIENATRVIAIELMAALQAMEFKKGLKKGKGSQVIYDLVRKYVKPLEEDRELYIDINACFDIIKSGKVLEALEKEGIILE; encoded by the coding sequence ATGGGGAAGGTCATAATAGATGGGAATAATCTTACAATAGAGGATGTAGTGCACGTAGCAAGAGATGGCTATAGGGTAGAGCTTAGTAGCATTGCTGAAGAAAGAGTACTTCATTCTAGAAAAATAGTAGAAAGATATGTAAATGATGAAAAAGTGGTTTATGGAATTACAACTGGTTTTGGGAATTTTAGCGATGTAGTAATATCTAAAGAGGATACAGAAATTTTGCAAAAGAATTTGATTATGAGTCACTCTTGCGGGGTAGGGAAGCCACTTCCAGAAGAAGTAGTAAGAGCAATAATGCTTTTGAGGGCAAATGCTCTTGCAAAGGGTTTTTCAGGAGTAAGGCTTGAAACTTTAAAGACATTGATTGAAATGTTAAACAAAGGAGTAACTCCTGTTATACCTGAAAAAGGATCTTTAGGAGCAAGCGGAGACCTTGCACCTTTAGCTCACATGGTTCTTGTGATGATAGGAAAGGGAGAAGCTTTATACAAAGGTAAAAGAATGTCTGGAGAAAAAGCAATGAAAGAGGCAGGAATTGCTCCAGTTGTTTTGAGTTCAAAAGAAGGTTTAGCATTGATAAATGGTACTCAAGTAATGACGGCAATAGGGTGTTTAAATGTATATGATTCTAAAAGACTTATAAAATCTGCTGATGCTATATCTTCTATTACTTTAGAAGCTTTGAGAGGAATAATTGATGCTTTTGACGATAGAGTCCAAATGGTGAGGCCTCATAGGGGTCAAATGGTTGTGGCTAAAAATATAAAGAAAATGTGTGAGGAAAGTACGCTCATAACGAGACAGGGAGAAATACGGGTTCAAGACGCTTATACGTTAAGATGTATTCCCCAAGTCCATGGAGCTATAAGGGATGCCATTGAATATGTAGAAGATGTTCTCATAAGGGAGATAAATTCTGCAACAGATAATCCTTTAATTTTTCCTGACGATGGCGATGTAATATCTGGGGGTAACTTTCACGGTGAACCTATTGCATTAGCTATGGATTTTTTAGGTATTGCAGTTTCTGAAATTGCTAATATTTCCGAAAGAAGGATTGAAAGGCTTGTAAATTATCAATTAAACGACCTTCCTCCTTTTTTGACTGAAAAAGGGGGACTAAATTCTGGTATGATGATAGCTCAATACACAGCAGCTTCTTTAGTGTCAGAAAATAAGGTTTTGGCGCATCCAGCTTCTGTTGATTCTATACCATCTTCTGCAAATCAAGAAGACCATGTGAGTATGGGCACTATTGCTGCGAGAAAGGCAAGGGAAATAATAGAAAACGCTACAAGGGTTATAGCAATAGAACTTATGGCAGCTTTGCAGGCAATGGAGTTTAAGAAAGGTTTAAAAAAAGGGAAAGGATCACAAGTAATATATGATTTAGTAAGAAAATACGTTAAGCCGTTGGAAGAAGATAGGGAACTTTATATTGACATAAATGCCTGTTTTGATATTATAAAATCAGGTAAAGTATTGGAGGCCCTTGAAAAAGAAGGTATAATATTAGAATAA
- a CDS encoding bactofilin family protein — protein MFQKREQIVEVNPDKIDTVIGKNSTFEGTIKSEGTLRIDGNFTGQIETKGNIVIGESAKIEANITTDNIIVSGEVKGNIFAKGQLQLTSTGKLYGDIEVQNLIIEEGAIFEGKSKMTKSSPSDFNKKDEQTK, from the coding sequence ATGTTTCAAAAAAGAGAACAGATTGTAGAAGTTAATCCTGACAAAATTGACACCGTCATAGGAAAAAATTCAACTTTTGAAGGTACAATTAAATCCGAAGGCACTCTAAGGATAGACGGTAATTTTACGGGTCAAATAGAAACAAAAGGCAACATTGTAATAGGTGAGTCAGCAAAAATAGAAGCTAATATAACAACTGATAATATAATCGTTTCAGGCGAAGTGAAAGGAAATATATTTGCCAAAGGCCAGCTACAACTTACTTCTACTGGAAAACTTTATGGAGATATAGAAGTTCAAAATTTGATAATTGAAGAGGGAGCTATTTTTGAAGGAAAGTCTAAAATGACAAAGTCTTCTCCTTCAGATTTTAACAAAAAAGATGAACAAACAAAATAA
- a CDS encoding ANTAR domain-containing response regulator: MSQWRIVLADSSDLSRQFIKNVLLANGHLVYEARDGGSAIRLCRALAPDLVIADLNLANINGYEVGRIINEDDIAPVILMTSTLQRDFLEEIRKYSVFSYLLKPVDRGVLLSTVEFVIENYKKFRSMKEEIQKLKHELEARKKIEKAKGYIMKTKGLSEEEAYKIMRKMSMDLSIPMEIIAEMILQEYKE, encoded by the coding sequence ATGAGCCAATGGCGAATTGTTTTGGCAGACAGCAGTGATTTGTCTCGGCAGTTCATAAAGAATGTGTTATTAGCGAATGGACACTTGGTTTATGAAGCGAGAGATGGCGGAAGTGCTATAAGGCTTTGTCGCGCTCTCGCTCCTGATTTAGTTATAGCGGATTTGAATCTTGCCAATATAAATGGTTATGAAGTTGGACGCATTATAAATGAAGATGATATAGCACCTGTAATTTTGATGACTTCTACTCTTCAAAGAGATTTTCTTGAGGAAATAAGAAAATATTCTGTATTTTCTTATTTATTAAAGCCAGTAGACAGAGGGGTACTTTTGTCGACAGTTGAATTTGTCATAGAAAATTACAAAAAGTTTAGGAGCATGAAAGAGGAAATTCAAAAATTAAAGCATGAACTTGAAGCGAGGAAAAAGATTGAAAAGGCAAAAGGGTATATTATGAAAACTAAAGGATTGAGTGAAGAGGAAGCTTATAAAATTATGAGAAAGATGAGCATGGATTTGTCAATTCCAATGGAAATAATAGCTGAAATGATATTACAAGAATATAAAGAATAA
- a CDS encoding PLP-dependent aminotransferase family protein yields the protein MNKITIDKNKNVPLYIQLYSQIKRFIENGSLPGGYKLPTIRSLAKELGVNNITVINAYKLLEQNGYIYTKVGSGTYVCEDIKKEEDLDESFKLTDQGEIPLKKGIINFASSSLNPELFPVEDFGDLINRVLRRDGGYAFEYQDTRGYKPLRESIKEFVKKDEIFTYVENIQVISGGQQGIDVVSKALINFEDSIIVERPTYSWALASFESRGAEILEVDLKKDGINLEELEDKLKKFKPKFIYTIPNFHNPTGIVYSEEKKKKLIELAEKYETYILEDDFASDLSFTEEKILPLKAYDKYDRVIYIKSFSKIYMPGLRLGFIIAPERLVSSFLKAKYVTDLSTSGLMQRAFDLYLRENIWKNHIEEIKQVMKKRFEKMGNGLQMLKNYVEFEYPKGGFYYWLRLKDNISAKNLYSKCLEKNLLIVPGDMFFAIKKETNFIRLSFASCELEEIEKGINILKEVLEGESNENGIYLPII from the coding sequence ATGAATAAAATAACAATTGATAAAAATAAAAATGTGCCTTTATATATTCAATTGTACAGTCAAATAAAAAGATTTATAGAGAATGGCAGCCTGCCAGGTGGATATAAACTCCCCACTATAAGAAGCCTTGCAAAGGAGTTGGGGGTAAACAATATTACAGTGATTAATGCTTATAAGCTTTTAGAGCAAAATGGATATATATATACTAAAGTAGGAAGTGGTACTTACGTTTGTGAAGATATAAAAAAAGAAGAGGACCTTGATGAAAGCTTTAAATTAACAGACCAAGGAGAAATTCCCTTAAAGAAAGGAATTATAAATTTTGCTTCTTCATCTCTTAATCCAGAGCTTTTTCCAGTGGAGGATTTTGGAGATTTAATCAATAGAGTATTGAGAAGAGATGGAGGATATGCTTTTGAGTATCAAGACACAAGAGGATATAAACCATTAAGAGAATCTATAAAAGAATTTGTAAAGAAAGATGAAATATTTACTTATGTTGAAAATATACAGGTAATTTCTGGGGGACAGCAAGGTATAGATGTAGTATCGAAAGCGCTAATAAATTTTGAAGATAGCATAATTGTTGAAAGACCCACCTATTCGTGGGCTTTAGCCTCTTTTGAATCGAGAGGAGCAGAGATTTTAGAAGTGGATTTAAAAAAAGATGGAATAAATTTAGAGGAATTGGAGGATAAGTTAAAGAAATTTAAGCCAAAGTTCATATATACAATACCCAATTTTCACAATCCCACCGGCATTGTTTACAGTGAGGAAAAAAAGAAGAAACTAATAGAGTTGGCGGAAAAATATGAAACTTATATTTTAGAAGATGATTTTGCCAGTGATTTAAGTTTTACTGAAGAAAAGATATTGCCACTTAAAGCTTATGATAAATATGACAGAGTCATTTATATAAAAAGCTTCTCAAAAATATACATGCCGGGTTTGAGGTTAGGTTTTATAATTGCTCCAGAAAGGCTAGTAAGTAGTTTCCTAAAAGCCAAATATGTGACAGATTTATCTACTTCAGGTTTGATGCAAAGAGCCTTTGATTTATATCTTAGAGAAAATATTTGGAAAAATCATATTGAAGAAATAAAACAAGTAATGAAAAAAAGGTTTGAAAAGATGGGTAATGGACTTCAGATGTTAAAAAATTATGTAGAATTTGAATATCCTAAAGGGGGTTTTTACTACTGGTTAAGACTTAAAGACAATATTTCTGCTAAAAATTTATATTCTAAATGTTTAGAGAAAAATTTACTTATAGTCCCAGGAGACATGTTTTTTGCAATAAAAAAAGAGACCAATTTTATAAGATTAAGTTTTGCCTCTTGTGAGTTGGAGGAGATAGAAAAAGGGATAAATATACTGAAAGAGGTTTTAGAAGGAGAATCTAATGAAAACGGCATATATCTTCCTATAATATAA
- a CDS encoding YkuS family protein has protein sequence MGKRIAVESQLSNIKDYLKQKGYEVVELKETLSEKSDLNAYDAIVITGQSRNMLGIDDVLTNVPVIDATGMTPFDVEESIKRL, from the coding sequence ATGGGAAAAAGAATAGCAGTAGAAAGCCAGCTTTCCAATATTAAAGATTATTTAAAGCAAAAGGGATATGAGGTTGTAGAATTAAAAGAGACTCTTTCAGAAAAAAGCGATTTAAATGCCTATGACGCCATAGTTATAACGGGGCAAAGTAGAAATATGTTAGGCATAGATGATGTTTTGACAAATGTTCCGGTGATAGATGCGACAGGAATGACTCCCTTTGATGTAGAAGAAAGTATAAAAAGATTATAA
- the iadA gene encoding beta-aspartyl-peptidase: MFLLLKGGEVYSPQPLGRKDILICNGKIIRIADEIKPMKEFGNVEIVDLQGFIIVPGFIDQHVHIAGGGGEGGPATRTPEITLSDITKGGITTVVGLLGADGITRGMASLLAKARALEQEGITTYIYTGAYELPTRTLTGSVRSDLVLIDKVIGTGEIAISDHRSAQPTIEDLTKLAAEARVGGLLGGKPGIVHLHVGDGIRGLSPLFEIVENTEIPITQFVPTHINRIGHLFEQGLKFIEMGGVIDLTSDIKPDAHTKTALTPKEAIKKIVENKLPIEKVTMSSDSNGSIPVFDENKRLVKVMVGSAQTLYRDLREVIVEGILPIEQAIKIITENVAKVLNLYPNKGCIKEKSDGDIVVLDSNLNIHSVIAKGVFMIKDKKIVKKSMFEE, encoded by the coding sequence ATGTTTTTACTTTTAAAAGGGGGAGAAGTTTACTCTCCTCAGCCTTTAGGTAGAAAAGATATTTTAATCTGCAATGGAAAAATAATAAGAATTGCTGATGAAATAAAACCTATGAAGGAATTTGGAAATGTAGAAATTGTAGATTTACAAGGTTTTATCATAGTTCCAGGTTTCATTGACCAACACGTCCACATCGCAGGAGGCGGTGGAGAAGGAGGACCAGCCACAAGGACACCTGAAATAACTCTATCTGATATCACAAAAGGCGGAATAACTACAGTTGTAGGCCTCTTGGGAGCAGATGGAATAACGAGAGGCATGGCTTCTCTTCTTGCAAAAGCAAGAGCTTTAGAGCAAGAAGGCATAACTACCTACATTTATACAGGAGCTTATGAACTTCCTACACGCACTTTAACAGGAAGTGTAAGATCAGACTTAGTTTTAATCGACAAAGTAATAGGTACTGGAGAAATCGCCATTTCAGATCACAGGTCTGCACAACCAACTATTGAAGACTTGACAAAACTTGCTGCAGAAGCAAGAGTTGGAGGTCTTTTAGGGGGTAAACCCGGAATAGTTCACCTTCATGTTGGAGATGGAATAAGAGGATTGTCCCCGTTATTTGAAATAGTGGAAAACACTGAAATACCTATTACACAATTTGTTCCTACTCATATAAACAGAATAGGACATTTATTTGAACAAGGATTAAAATTTATAGAAATGGGTGGCGTAATTGACCTTACTTCTGATATAAAGCCGGACGCCCACACAAAAACTGCTTTAACACCAAAAGAAGCAATTAAAAAAATCGTAGAAAACAAATTACCTATAGAAAAAGTCACTATGAGCTCTGATAGCAATGGTAGCATTCCTGTATTTGATGAAAATAAGCGATTGGTAAAGGTTATGGTGGGAAGTGCACAAACTCTATACCGCGATTTAAGAGAAGTTATAGTGGAAGGGATACTGCCAATAGAACAAGCAATTAAAATAATAACAGAAAATGTAGCAAAAGTGTTGAATTTATATCCAAACAAGGGGTGTATCAAGGAAAAATCAGACGGGGATATAGTAGTATTAGATAGCAATTTAAATATTCATTCTGTTATTGCAAAAGGAGTATTCATGATAAAAGATAAAAAAATAGTAAAAAAAAGCATGTTTGAAGAATAA
- a CDS encoding M23 family metallopeptidase codes for MKKRKEKYLNIMIIPDSTQQIKSFKISIPFIKTTVTVAFLIIMVATAFLVYFSKTTFYLYSVIAEKDKEIEQLTSLIEEQDKKIATLDKNAQLVNEKIKGLNELEEKVRRMVGLSTPTTSRGSISRSTRSDANISFDNEATAELISQIDQKTQDFQDLITKVSTRLDYLDSIPSAYPVYGTITSLFGRRKSPFGSGTEFHAGMDISVPTGTPVKAAGKGRVTYAGWLSGYGKVVIIDHGYGIQSVYGHNSEILVKVGQSVKRGDIIAKSGNTGRSTGPHVHFEVRVNGNPVDPMKYLAKGN; via the coding sequence ATGAAAAAGAGAAAAGAGAAATACCTCAATATTATGATTATTCCTGATTCAACTCAGCAAATCAAAAGCTTTAAAATCTCTATTCCCTTTATAAAAACAACGGTAACAGTAGCTTTTTTAATAATTATGGTTGCTACAGCTTTTTTAGTTTATTTTAGTAAAACAACTTTTTACTTATACAGTGTGATAGCAGAAAAAGATAAAGAAATCGAGCAATTAACTTCCCTTATAGAAGAACAAGACAAAAAAATAGCTACTTTAGACAAAAATGCTCAACTGGTCAATGAAAAAATTAAAGGCTTAAACGAATTAGAAGAAAAAGTAAGACGCATGGTTGGATTATCAACTCCTACTACAAGCCGTGGCAGTATATCAAGAAGCACTAGATCCGATGCTAACATTTCCTTTGATAATGAAGCAACAGCCGAACTTATTTCACAAATAGATCAAAAAACACAAGATTTTCAAGACCTTATTACAAAAGTGTCAACTAGACTTGATTATCTGGATTCAATACCCAGTGCTTATCCAGTATATGGTACAATAACCTCCCTTTTTGGAAGGAGAAAGTCTCCTTTTGGCTCTGGAACTGAATTTCATGCTGGAATGGACATATCTGTACCTACAGGAACTCCAGTAAAAGCCGCTGGAAAAGGTAGAGTTACATATGCAGGATGGTTATCAGGATATGGTAAGGTAGTAATTATAGACCACGGTTATGGAATTCAGTCCGTATATGGCCATAATTCTGAAATTCTTGTTAAAGTAGGCCAAAGTGTAAAAAGAGGCGATATAATAGCAAAGTCGGGGAATACTGGAAGAAGTACTGGCCCTCATGTTCACTTTGAGGTTAGAGTAAATGGCAATCCCGTAGATCCTATGAAATATCTTGCAAAGGGGAATTGA
- a CDS encoding HDIG domain-containing metalloprotein: MNRIKQYFKAKKAKIYEEDYKFLMNFLNEKELEYFNKLPVYEKRHSLDVCYYLIDKYGVEEYDLLKAAIFHDIGKIKAKITPTKKAIAVILKKIPFLANLLERPVYFLKVYYNHAEYGAEICKEIGLNERIVGIVRHHHDNNPKDENIIKLQEADEKN; this comes from the coding sequence GTGAATAGGATAAAACAATATTTTAAAGCGAAAAAGGCCAAAATTTATGAGGAAGATTATAAATTTTTAATGAATTTTTTAAACGAAAAAGAGTTGGAATACTTCAATAAATTGCCTGTTTATGAAAAGAGACATTCTTTAGATGTGTGCTATTATCTCATTGATAAATATGGGGTAGAGGAGTATGACCTTTTAAAGGCGGCTATTTTTCATGATATTGGAAAGATAAAAGCGAAAATTACTCCTACAAAAAAAGCCATAGCGGTGATTTTAAAGAAAATTCCTTTTTTAGCTAATCTTCTCGAAAGGCCCGTATATTTTTTAAAAGTGTATTATAACCATGCAGAATATGGTGCAGAAATTTGTAAGGAAATTGGGTTAAATGAGAGAATAGTAGGCATTGTAAGGCATCACCATGACAATAATCCTAAAGACGAAAACATTATAAAACTTCAAGAAGCAGATGAAAAAAATTAA
- a CDS encoding amidase domain-containing protein, translating to MDIKKYHKPIGLLLALIFLTYFSISFFNKTVQTTSDNKEEIKPVLDEFFKRRGSVLLSGDLTEIEGFYDKSSTYGRWALDHERRRIEYVKGWSEKRNLKFTEAESFYRIKSIKAGENSIWVYLVETMKMGYAYNVKSNIINYMGLGIRHSIQLVKVDGKWLIRRDWYYDPLDEDSAYIDAAPADGILPEITSTVSKPQTEEEAKPKKKGKYDREGAVAYADKYAGAAWGSGNNYEYNPKYRDYNGIGGDCTNFVSQVLHEGGGLPMDYVWFFDGKDSSTAWAQAPALFNYLIYTGKGKLIAKGYYIDMVKPTEQHPKGAIAEIEKGDLICYEEKGEIVHFGVVTGFDSMGIPVVNTHTSDRYHVPFDLGWDKRVIYRFIHIND from the coding sequence TTGGATATCAAAAAATATCATAAACCAATTGGTCTTTTGCTGGCATTAATTTTTTTAACTTATTTTTCTATATCTTTTTTTAATAAAACCGTGCAAACAACTTCAGATAACAAAGAAGAGATAAAACCAGTGTTAGATGAATTTTTTAAAAGAAGAGGAAGTGTACTGTTAAGTGGTGACTTAACAGAAATAGAAGGCTTTTACGACAAATCATCTACATATGGCAGATGGGCATTGGACCATGAAAGGAGGCGAATTGAATACGTTAAAGGATGGTCAGAAAAGAGAAATCTTAAGTTTACAGAAGCAGAGTCCTTTTACAGGATAAAAAGCATAAAAGCTGGTGAAAACTCTATTTGGGTATATCTTGTGGAAACTATGAAAATGGGATATGCATACAATGTAAAAAGCAATATAATAAATTACATGGGGCTAGGTATAAGGCATTCTATACAACTTGTAAAAGTTGATGGAAAATGGCTTATAAGAAGAGATTGGTACTATGACCCTCTTGATGAAGATTCAGCCTATATAGACGCTGCTCCTGCCGATGGGATACTGCCTGAAATTACTTCTACTGTTTCAAAACCACAAACCGAAGAAGAAGCAAAGCCTAAAAAGAAAGGTAAATATGACAGAGAAGGAGCAGTAGCCTATGCTGATAAATACGCAGGAGCCGCTTGGGGAAGTGGTAATAACTATGAGTATAATCCCAAATACAGGGATTATAACGGGATAGGAGGAGACTGTACTAATTTCGTTTCCCAAGTATTACACGAAGGGGGAGGACTTCCTATGGATTATGTATGGTTCTTTGATGGCAAAGACTCCTCCACTGCCTGGGCGCAAGCACCCGCTCTTTTTAACTATCTCATTTATACAGGGAAGGGTAAATTAATTGCAAAAGGATATTATATAGATATGGTAAAACCTACTGAACAGCATCCAAAAGGAGCTATAGCAGAAATTGAAAAAGGAGACCTAATCTGCTATGAAGAAAAAGGAGAAATAGTTCACTTTGGAGTAGTTACAGGCTTTGATTCTATGGGAATACCTGTTGTAAACACTCACACTTCTGATAGATACCATGTTCCCTTTGACTTGGGATGGGATAAAAGGGTAATTTATAGGTTTATACATATAAACGATTAA